One Natrinema longum genomic window carries:
- a CDS encoding DNA-3-methyladenine glycosylase family protein, with protein sequence MIDEAEPVLQRDPVMARLIETHDPYVEPEWDEFERLCISIINQQLSTASANAVRERVFESFGGEVTPEAVLETADEPLRSAGLSRSKIEYIRNAARAFQEQDLTRDGLAEYSNDEVIDTLTEIKGIGDWTARMFLLFVLEREDVLPLGDLAVRRGIEQLYGNGYETGEMSRAEMREIAESWRPYRSVATRYIWAEYESD encoded by the coding sequence ATGATAGACGAGGCCGAACCTGTCCTGCAACGGGACCCCGTGATGGCGCGACTGATCGAGACGCACGATCCATACGTCGAGCCGGAGTGGGACGAGTTCGAGCGACTCTGCATTTCCATTATCAACCAGCAACTCTCGACGGCGAGTGCCAACGCAGTTCGGGAGCGGGTATTCGAGTCGTTCGGCGGCGAAGTCACTCCGGAAGCCGTCCTGGAGACAGCGGACGAGCCACTCCGCTCCGCCGGCCTCTCCCGAAGCAAAATCGAGTACATCCGCAACGCCGCTCGGGCGTTTCAGGAACAGGACCTCACTCGGGACGGGCTCGCGGAATACTCCAACGACGAGGTCATCGACACCCTCACCGAAATCAAAGGCATCGGAGACTGGACGGCGCGTATGTTCTTGTTATTCGTACTCGAGCGCGAGGACGTTCTCCCCCTCGGGGACCTCGCCGTCCGCCGTGGGATCGAGCAGTTGTATGGAAACGGTTACGAAACGGGGGAGATGTCACGTGCCGAGATGCGGGAGATCGCCGAGTCGTGGCGACCGTACCGGTCAGTGGCGACCCGGTACATCTGGGCCGAGTACGAGTCCGATTGA
- the katG gene encoding catalase/peroxidase HPI, whose product MEDRTHDWWPNQLNVNILDQNAHDLGPYGDDFDYAEEFQELDLEEVKADIEDVMTTSQDWWPADYGHYGPLFIRMAWHSAGTYRTSDGRGGASEGAQRLAPLNSWPDNANLDKARRLLLPVKQKYGRNLSWGDLIILAGNVAIESMGAKTVGFAGGREDAFKPDEAVDWGPEDEWEASERFDEDGELRKGLGATVMGLIYVNPEGPDGNPDPEASAENIRESFSRMAMNDEETVALIAGGHTFGKVHGAADPDEHVGPEPEAAPIEAQGLGWESDYGSGKGKDTITSGIEGPWTQAPTQWDTGYLDNLLEYEWAAQKGPGGAWQWIPVDEDLRDSAPDVEGEENVTPMMLTTDIALKRDPDYREIVERFQDNPMEFGINFAKAWYKLTHRDMGPPERFLGPEVPDEEMVWQDPLPAADYDRIDDADAANLKEELLSSDLTVQQLVKTAWASASTYRDSDKRGGANGARLRLEPQKSWEVNEPEELTTVLQTLEGIQEEFNSSQSDGTRVSLADLIVLGGSAAVEQAAADAGYDVDVDFEPGRVDASPEQTDVDSFEALKPTVDGFRNYIADDVEEEPERHLVNESELLNLTASEMTALVGGMRTLGATYGDSDLGVFTDEPGTLTNDFFVNLLSMETEWEQSEESEDVYVARDRETGEVEWRGTRLDLIFGSNSRLRAIADVYGSEGEEEKLVHDFVDAWEKVMRLDRFDLE is encoded by the coding sequence ATGGAGGACCGTACTCACGACTGGTGGCCGAATCAGTTGAACGTAAATATCCTCGACCAGAACGCCCACGACCTCGGGCCGTACGGCGACGACTTCGATTACGCCGAGGAGTTCCAGGAACTCGACCTCGAGGAGGTAAAGGCCGACATCGAGGACGTGATGACCACGTCCCAGGACTGGTGGCCGGCCGACTACGGCCACTACGGGCCGCTGTTCATCCGGATGGCGTGGCACAGCGCCGGCACCTACCGCACCAGCGACGGGCGCGGCGGGGCGTCGGAAGGCGCACAGCGGCTCGCGCCGCTCAACAGTTGGCCCGACAACGCGAACCTCGACAAGGCACGCCGCCTGCTCCTGCCGGTCAAGCAGAAGTACGGCCGCAATCTCTCCTGGGGCGACCTGATCATCCTGGCCGGGAACGTCGCCATCGAGTCGATGGGCGCGAAGACGGTCGGCTTCGCCGGCGGGCGGGAGGACGCGTTCAAGCCAGACGAGGCCGTCGACTGGGGCCCCGAGGACGAGTGGGAGGCCTCCGAGCGCTTCGACGAGGACGGCGAACTGCGGAAGGGCCTCGGAGCAACCGTGATGGGGCTCATCTACGTGAACCCGGAGGGTCCGGACGGCAACCCCGACCCCGAGGCGTCCGCGGAGAACATCCGGGAGTCGTTCAGCCGGATGGCGATGAACGACGAGGAGACGGTCGCGCTTATCGCCGGCGGACACACGTTCGGGAAGGTCCACGGCGCTGCCGACCCCGACGAGCACGTCGGCCCGGAGCCCGAGGCCGCGCCCATCGAGGCGCAGGGTCTCGGCTGGGAGAGCGACTACGGCTCCGGCAAGGGCAAGGACACCATCACGAGCGGCATCGAGGGGCCCTGGACCCAGGCACCGACCCAGTGGGACACGGGCTACCTCGACAACCTCCTCGAGTACGAGTGGGCGGCCCAGAAGGGCCCCGGCGGCGCTTGGCAGTGGATTCCGGTCGACGAGGACCTCCGGGACTCCGCGCCGGATGTCGAGGGCGAGGAGAACGTGACGCCGATGATGCTGACGACGGACATCGCGCTGAAGCGCGACCCGGACTACCGGGAGATCGTCGAGCGCTTCCAGGACAACCCGATGGAGTTCGGCATCAACTTCGCGAAGGCCTGGTACAAGCTCACCCACCGCGACATGGGGCCGCCCGAGCGGTTCCTCGGCCCGGAGGTCCCCGACGAGGAGATGGTCTGGCAGGACCCGCTGCCAGCGGCCGACTACGACCGGATCGACGACGCGGACGCCGCCAACCTCAAGGAGGAGCTTCTGTCCTCCGACCTGACCGTCCAGCAACTCGTCAAGACCGCGTGGGCGTCGGCGTCGACGTACCGCGATAGCGACAAACGCGGTGGCGCAAACGGTGCGCGTCTCCGCCTCGAGCCCCAGAAGAGCTGGGAGGTCAACGAGCCCGAGGAGCTGACGACCGTCCTGCAGACACTCGAGGGGATCCAGGAGGAGTTCAACAGCTCGCAGTCCGACGGCACGCGCGTGTCGCTGGCTGACCTCATCGTGCTCGGCGGCAGCGCGGCCGTCGAGCAGGCGGCGGCCGACGCGGGCTACGACGTCGACGTCGACTTCGAGCCGGGGCGCGTCGACGCCAGTCCCGAGCAGACCGACGTCGACTCCTTCGAGGCACTGAAGCCGACGGTCGATGGGTTCCGCAACTACATCGCCGACGACGTCGAGGAGGAACCCGAGCGACACCTCGTAAACGAGTCGGAGCTCCTGAACCTGACTGCGTCCGAGATGACGGCGCTGGTCGGCGGGATGCGCACACTGGGCGCGACCTACGGGGACTCCGACCTCGGCGTCTTCACCGACGAGCCGGGGACGCTCACCAACGACTTCTTCGTGAACCTCCTGAGTATGGAGACGGAGTGGGAGCAGTCCGAGGAGTCCGAAGACGTCTACGTGGCCCGCGACCGCGAGACGGGCGAGGTCGAGTGGCGGGGGACCCGCCTCGACCTCATCTTCGGGTCGAACTCCCGGCTGCGCGCCATCGCCGATGTCTACGGCTCCGAGGGCGAGGAGGAGAAGCTCGTCCACGACTTCGTAGACGCCTGGGAGAAAGTGATGCGGCTCGACCGCTTCGACCTCGAGTGA
- a CDS encoding PRC-barrel domain-containing protein — protein sequence MTTVLASTLSETPVMGADGTEIGTVHNVTMNVETGALRHVLVTPTADTVRGFDRNDDGKIVVPAHCLSDIDDYLIVDRTKRD from the coding sequence ATGACAACGGTCCTCGCCTCCACGCTCTCCGAGACGCCAGTGATGGGAGCAGACGGAACGGAGATCGGAACGGTTCACAACGTGACGATGAACGTCGAAACCGGAGCGCTCCGACACGTACTCGTTACCCCAACTGCCGACACCGTCAGGGGGTTCGACAGGAACGACGACGGAAAGATCGTCGTCCCCGCCCACTGTCTGAGCGACATCGACGATTACCTGATCGTCGACCGGACGAAACGCGACTGA
- a CDS encoding RimK family alpha-L-glutamate ligase codes for MAGADPVTVGVLSLHTSKETKAILNAVEELGHDTEWLRNENTSVSVADGSPVLEPDVDVIANRMLLSNTEQPAEELGLANTFSQLVPTLNEPNAVLTAIHKLSTATALAANDIRTPDVTLALSGDRLNAARDRYGEEAVYKTAIGTHGGGTWKVGPDDPINAKVGNRYAFLQELVDMEDVRHRDLRVYVVGGEVVAAMYRYAPDNDWRTNVALGGSVEDATEDLPEEAREMARKAADIVGLDYAGVDLVEGDEGWFVLEVNPTAGFKGLYEATQVSPAPYIAKLAIERAGGEVDDSRVRDISTVLDDSRPTAQPAAMTTETEHAVIGYTEEVVLSGTSGSKSVLAKSDTGATRTSIDTGLAADIGAGPIKSITRIRSGSSKQSKSRPVVDVVVGVGGNQHTVTASVEDRSHMDYPVLLGRDILENYQVDVSRRIDSEAADTPEEEE; via the coding sequence ATGGCCGGTGCCGATCCCGTAACCGTCGGGGTATTGAGTCTTCATACAAGTAAGGAAACCAAGGCGATTCTCAACGCCGTCGAAGAACTCGGACACGACACCGAGTGGCTTCGCAACGAGAACACGTCGGTCAGCGTCGCTGACGGAAGTCCCGTCCTCGAGCCCGACGTCGACGTGATCGCGAATCGAATGTTGCTGTCGAACACCGAACAGCCCGCGGAGGAACTCGGGCTCGCGAACACGTTCTCCCAGCTGGTGCCGACGCTCAACGAACCGAACGCGGTGTTGACTGCGATTCACAAGCTGTCGACGGCGACCGCACTGGCGGCGAACGATATCAGGACGCCCGACGTCACGCTCGCGCTCAGCGGCGATCGATTGAACGCCGCACGGGATCGGTACGGCGAAGAGGCGGTGTACAAGACTGCGATCGGGACCCACGGCGGCGGGACGTGGAAGGTCGGCCCCGACGATCCCATCAACGCGAAGGTGGGCAACCGCTATGCCTTCCTGCAGGAACTCGTCGATATGGAAGACGTCCGCCACCGCGACCTGCGCGTCTACGTCGTCGGCGGCGAGGTCGTCGCCGCGATGTACCGCTACGCGCCGGACAACGACTGGCGAACCAACGTCGCACTCGGCGGCTCCGTCGAGGACGCGACCGAGGATCTTCCCGAGGAGGCCCGCGAGATGGCCCGCAAGGCGGCCGACATCGTCGGTCTCGATTACGCGGGTGTCGACCTCGTCGAAGGGGACGAAGGCTGGTTCGTCCTCGAGGTCAACCCGACGGCAGGGTTCAAAGGGCTCTACGAGGCAACACAGGTAAGCCCGGCACCGTACATCGCGAAGTTGGCGATCGAACGTGCAGGCGGCGAGGTCGACGACTCCCGAGTGCGAGATATATCGACCGTCCTCGACGATTCCCGACCGACCGCCCAGCCCGCAGCGATGACCACGGAGACGGAGCACGCGGTGATCGGCTACACCGAAGAGGTCGTCCTCTCGGGGACCAGCGGCTCGAAATCGGTGCTCGCGAAGTCCGACACCGGTGCGACGCGGACGAGCATCGACACCGGCCTCGCAGCCGACATCGGTGCCGGCCCGATCAAATCCATCACCCGCATCAGATCCGGGAGCAGCAAGCAATCGAAAAGCCGTCCCGTCGTCGACGTGGTCGTCGGCGTCGGCGGCAACCAGCATACGGTCACGGCCAGCGTCGAGGACCGCAGCCACATGGACTACCCGGTCCTGCTCGGCCGGGATATCCTCGAGAACTACCAGGTCGACGTCAGCCGTCGGATCGACAGCGAGGCAGCCGACACGCCGGAAGAAGAAGAGTAA
- a CDS encoding flippase, which produces MNREDHIVDGFKATLIARATYMLSSALLLFVLARYLLDPDGYGALYWAIGVLAIIQLFADLGLSRSVARYISEYRETDPGQVPHLLRTTVTAKLVLITVVGYVLVLFHERLALALGEPGAVPFLAAGALYLLAFSASTFSQVALQGFNHLGYSAIVQAVSGIGRLVFAVAFVLAGLGALGAFFGYIVGYAIAAAIGVGILYYGFYRRYETAEEYEEGLSRRLLEYSVPLTATQSANVIDKQIDIVLVGFFINPAAVAFYTLAKQITDFVLAPAESLGFTISPNFGEQKAAGELESARQIYQTSLTNVLLLYIPAAVGLAIVARPFLTLVFGTDYAAAVPVLQVLAGFVVLQAITNLTSDSLDYLGRARARAMAKGGTAVANFGLNVVLIPTIGVVGAAIATVATHSVYVAVNLYIVHTELGLNVARIARRTGLICGITGVMAVSVLVVTPLVSNLLMLFGAIAVGTITWAVLAVLSGLVDPGQVRSVIS; this is translated from the coding sequence ATGAACAGGGAGGACCACATCGTCGACGGCTTCAAAGCAACGCTCATTGCGCGCGCGACCTACATGCTCTCGAGCGCGCTCTTACTCTTCGTCCTGGCACGGTATCTGCTCGATCCGGACGGCTACGGCGCGCTGTACTGGGCCATCGGTGTGTTGGCGATCATCCAACTGTTCGCGGATCTCGGGCTCTCGCGGTCCGTCGCGCGGTACATCTCCGAGTACCGGGAGACGGATCCCGGACAGGTACCACACCTACTCAGAACGACGGTTACGGCGAAACTCGTGTTGATCACGGTCGTCGGGTACGTGCTGGTGCTCTTTCACGAGCGGCTCGCGCTCGCGCTCGGTGAGCCGGGAGCCGTCCCGTTTCTCGCAGCGGGGGCCCTCTATCTCCTGGCGTTTTCCGCGAGCACGTTTTCGCAGGTCGCACTCCAGGGATTCAATCACCTCGGCTACAGCGCCATCGTTCAGGCCGTCAGCGGGATCGGCAGGCTCGTCTTCGCCGTCGCGTTCGTCCTCGCCGGCCTCGGCGCGCTCGGCGCGTTCTTCGGCTACATCGTCGGCTACGCCATCGCCGCTGCGATCGGAGTCGGAATCCTCTACTATGGATTCTACAGACGGTACGAGACGGCCGAGGAATACGAGGAGGGGCTCTCGCGCAGGCTGCTCGAGTACAGCGTCCCGCTGACGGCGACACAGAGCGCGAACGTCATCGACAAACAGATCGATATCGTTCTGGTCGGTTTCTTCATCAATCCCGCGGCGGTCGCGTTCTACACCCTCGCGAAGCAGATCACCGACTTCGTTCTCGCACCCGCCGAATCGCTCGGGTTTACGATCTCACCGAACTTCGGCGAACAGAAGGCCGCCGGGGAACTCGAAAGCGCCCGGCAGATCTACCAAACGTCGCTGACGAACGTCCTGTTGCTCTACATCCCCGCGGCGGTCGGCCTGGCGATCGTCGCGAGGCCGTTCCTGACGCTGGTCTTTGGAACCGACTACGCGGCCGCGGTACCCGTGTTGCAGGTCCTCGCCGGGTTCGTCGTGTTGCAGGCGATCACGAACCTGACGAGCGATAGCTTGGATTATCTGGGGCGCGCTCGAGCACGCGCGATGGCCAAAGGCGGGACGGCCGTCGCCAACTTCGGGTTGAACGTCGTGTTGATTCCGACGATCGGGGTCGTCGGTGCCGCGATCGCCACGGTGGCGACGCACTCGGTCTACGTGGCGGTCAACCTCTATATCGTCCACACCGAACTCGGCCTGAACGTCGCGCGGATCGCCCGCAGGACGGGACTGATCTGTGGGATCACTGGTGTGATGGCCGTCTCCGTACTCGTGGTGACGCCGTTGGTTTCGAACCTGCTCATGTTGTTCGGAGCGATCGCCGTCGGCACGATCACCTGGGCCGTCCTGGCCGTGCTGAGCGGGTTGGTCGATCCGGGACAGGTTCGATCTGTTATCAGCTGA
- a CDS encoding GNAT family N-acetyltransferase — protein sequence MEIREATDADVEAIRSIAHDSLNSTYTAFLEEATIDDAIEQWYGDSIADELADDRSLFLVVERDGEIAGFSQSELVGQPATIGHLLWLHVHPDHRDGGTGVRLLVRTRERLLEEGATGIQCFVLADNEGGNEFYRNHGFEQAGQREVEIGDETFTENVYIECDLDDDGEWGAIDELTVDGETIYVSYGEAARGSRSPFYTAYKSEDRHDQYAWFCGNCDSIDNAMDAMGRIECNNCGNRRKATRWDSSYL from the coding sequence ATGGAAATTCGAGAGGCCACCGACGCCGACGTCGAAGCGATTCGCTCGATCGCTCACGATTCGCTCAACTCCACGTACACGGCCTTCCTCGAGGAAGCGACCATCGACGATGCGATCGAGCAGTGGTACGGTGACTCCATCGCCGACGAACTCGCCGACGACCGGTCGCTCTTTCTGGTCGTCGAACGCGACGGCGAGATCGCCGGCTTCTCCCAGAGCGAACTCGTCGGCCAGCCGGCTACCATCGGCCACCTCCTCTGGCTGCACGTCCACCCCGACCACCGCGACGGCGGAACGGGCGTGCGACTGCTCGTTCGCACTCGCGAGCGGTTGCTCGAGGAGGGCGCGACGGGGATCCAGTGTTTCGTCCTCGCGGACAACGAGGGCGGCAACGAGTTCTACCGAAACCACGGCTTCGAGCAGGCCGGCCAGCGCGAGGTCGAGATCGGCGACGAAACGTTTACCGAGAACGTCTACATCGAGTGCGACCTCGACGACGACGGCGAATGGGGCGCGATCGACGAGCTCACGGTCGACGGCGAGACGATCTACGTGAGCTACGGAGAGGCCGCCCGCGGGAGTCGATCGCCGTTTTACACGGCCTACAAGAGCGAGGACCGACACGACCAGTACGCCTGGTTCTGTGGCAACTGCGACTCGATCGACAACGCGATGGACGCGATGGGGCGAATCGAGTGTAACAACTGCGGCAACCGGCGGAAAGCGACGCGGTGGGACTCGTCGTACCTGTAG
- a CDS encoding succinylglutamate desuccinylase/aspartoacylase family protein, with the protein MTDNAASEPPDQSDSSEPMAEAFTYNGGRVDPGESANIRYGISETYLGDPVRIPVTVINGEQPGPTVFLSAAAHGDELNGIEVVREVAHDWDHSILHGTLVCLPVMNVPGFLAQERYLPIYDRDLNRSFPGREGSTSARRMAHQIYTNFIEPCDIGLDFHTSTRGRTNMIHVRANMERSNVARLAKAFSSNVIIAGEGPSGTLRREATEAGIPTITIEMGEAHRFQRRLIDQALTGVASVLAEFGLHRDSSVHWPGWRTVIDDDNEKTWLRADAGGIVDMKRGRGALVEEGEVICTITNPFKEEEDIVTVEAPFTGLIVGVLENPVVYPGNPLCHLVGLSPDTLTALERERLTERSRSELRRND; encoded by the coding sequence ATGACCGACAACGCGGCCAGCGAGCCACCCGATCAGTCGGATAGCTCCGAACCGATGGCGGAGGCGTTCACGTACAACGGGGGTCGAGTCGACCCCGGCGAGTCGGCGAACATCCGCTATGGAATCAGCGAAACGTATCTCGGCGATCCCGTCAGAATCCCCGTGACGGTGATCAACGGCGAGCAACCGGGGCCGACCGTGTTCCTCTCCGCGGCGGCCCACGGCGACGAATTGAACGGCATCGAGGTCGTCCGGGAAGTCGCCCACGACTGGGATCACTCGATTCTCCACGGGACGCTCGTTTGCCTCCCCGTGATGAACGTTCCCGGATTCCTCGCTCAGGAGCGGTATCTGCCGATCTACGACCGGGACCTGAACCGATCGTTCCCCGGCCGCGAAGGATCGACCAGCGCCAGGCGGATGGCCCACCAGATCTACACGAACTTCATCGAGCCCTGTGACATCGGGCTCGACTTCCACACCTCGACGCGCGGACGGACGAACATGATCCACGTCCGGGCGAACATGGAGCGCTCCAACGTAGCCCGCCTCGCCAAGGCGTTCAGCTCCAACGTCATCATCGCGGGCGAAGGGCCCTCGGGCACGCTCCGCCGGGAGGCGACCGAGGCCGGGATCCCCACGATCACCATCGAGATGGGCGAAGCCCACCGGTTCCAGCGACGCCTGATCGACCAGGCACTCACCGGCGTCGCGAGCGTACTCGCCGAGTTCGGGCTCCATCGGGACTCCTCGGTCCACTGGCCCGGCTGGCGAACCGTCATCGACGACGACAACGAGAAGACCTGGCTTCGCGCGGACGCTGGCGGCATCGTCGACATGAAACGCGGCCGCGGTGCGCTCGTCGAGGAGGGGGAGGTCATCTGTACGATCACGAACCCGTTCAAAGAGGAGGAGGACATCGTCACCGTCGAGGCACCGTTTACCGGCCTCATCGTCGGCGTCCTCGAAAACCCCGTCGTCTACCCGGGGAACCCGCTCTGTCACCTCGTCGGCCTCTCGCCGGATACACTCACCGCCCTCGAGCGCGAGCGGCTGACGGAGCGATCGCGGTCGGAACTCCGGCGAAACGACTGA
- the sdhC gene encoding succinate dehydrogenase, cytochrome b556 subunit codes for MSQSYNRGLIEDFGRWKEFSAGMWAWIFHKFTGWVLIGYLFTHIAVLSTSIGAASESTDVIQAQNDVYTTTLQGLEGLFLIRLLEIGLLAVAVFHILNGLRLLMVDLGIGLESQDKSFYASLVLTGAITVASVPTFLTGVTL; via the coding sequence ATGAGTCAGTCTTACAATCGCGGTCTCATCGAGGACTTCGGTCGCTGGAAGGAGTTCTCGGCCGGCATGTGGGCGTGGATCTTCCACAAGTTCACCGGATGGGTCCTGATCGGCTACCTGTTCACCCATATCGCCGTGCTGAGTACGTCTATCGGCGCAGCAAGTGAAAGCACGGATGTCATCCAGGCACAAAACGACGTCTACACCACGACGCTACAGGGACTCGAGGGCCTGTTCCTGATCCGATTGCTCGAGATCGGTCTGCTCGCGGTGGCCGTCTTCCACATCCTGAACGGCCTCCGCCTGCTGATGGTCGATCTCGGGATCGGGCTCGAGTCACAGGACAAGAGTTTCTACGCCTCGCTGGTGTTGACGGGCGCGATCACCGTCGCGAGCGTCCCGACCTTCCTCACGGGGGTGACGCTCTAA
- a CDS encoding succinate dehydrogenase hydrophobic membrane anchor subunit, giving the protein MAERYSSFTPGGTGWFLQRITAAFLVVVLAFHFFLLHFVNHAYEVTFLQTQVRMQNIGYFLTMVLFLVTAAFHGVNGVYNALVNQGLEGTQKKVVLAVLTIAGVGLVAQGIYVALTMNGMI; this is encoded by the coding sequence ATGGCGGAACGATACTCCTCGTTTACGCCCGGTGGCACCGGCTGGTTCCTCCAGCGAATCACGGCGGCGTTTCTCGTCGTCGTTCTCGCCTTCCACTTCTTCCTCCTCCACTTCGTCAACCACGCGTACGAGGTAACCTTCTTGCAGACGCAGGTCCGAATGCAGAACATCGGGTATTTCCTCACGATGGTCCTGTTTCTGGTGACCGCCGCGTTCCACGGCGTCAACGGCGTCTACAACGCTCTGGTCAATCAGGGCCTCGAGGGAACCCAGAAGAAGGTCGTGCTGGCGGTGCTGACCATCGCCGGCGTCGGACTCGTCGCACAGGGAATCTACGTCGCACTCACGATGAACGGGATGATCTAA
- a CDS encoding succinate dehydrogenase/fumarate reductase iron-sulfur subunit gives MSTQQAEPESQEAPEDPEMKGAESPQERRLEEKDDGMVDERAEKTAELEGETVLIKVFRYDPEVADKQEPRFDDFHVPFTKGMTVLDAVMYARDEYDSSLTFRHSCRQAVCGSDAFFVNGRQRLGCKTQISDLEQPVRIEPLPHQEVVKDLVVDMDHFYDQMHTVEPYFQDEDTPPVEDLEEQRQSPENREKIKMSSRCIWCGACMSSCNIAAGDNEYLGPAAINKAYKFAMDDREGEEIKEHRLRILEQEHGVWRCQTQFSCTEVCPKDIPLTEHIQELKREAVKKNLKFW, from the coding sequence ATGAGTACACAACAAGCCGAACCCGAGAGCCAGGAGGCACCGGAAGATCCGGAGATGAAAGGCGCGGAGTCGCCCCAGGAGCGGCGACTCGAGGAGAAAGACGACGGGATGGTCGACGAACGCGCCGAGAAAACGGCCGAACTCGAGGGGGAGACGGTCCTCATCAAGGTGTTCCGTTACGACCCTGAGGTCGCGGACAAGCAAGAGCCCCGGTTCGACGACTTCCACGTGCCGTTCACCAAGGGGATGACCGTCCTCGACGCGGTCATGTACGCGCGTGACGAGTACGACTCCTCGCTTACCTTCCGTCACTCCTGTCGGCAGGCCGTCTGTGGTTCCGACGCCTTCTTCGTCAACGGCAGGCAGCGGCTGGGTTGCAAGACCCAGATCTCGGACCTCGAACAGCCGGTTCGCATCGAGCCGCTTCCCCACCAGGAGGTCGTCAAGGATCTGGTCGTCGACATGGACCACTTCTACGACCAGATGCATACGGTCGAACCCTACTTCCAGGACGAGGACACGCCGCCCGTCGAGGACCTCGAAGAACAGCGCCAGAGTCCGGAAAACCGCGAGAAGATCAAGATGTCCTCCCGGTGTATCTGGTGTGGCGCGTGTATGTCTAGTTGTAACATCGCGGCCGGCGACAACGAGTATCTGGGCCCCGCGGCGATCAACAAGGCCTACAAGTTCGCGATGGACGACCGCGAGGGCGAAGAGATCAAAGAGCACCGACTCCGCATTCTCGAGCAGGAACACGGCGTCTGGCGGTGCCAGACCCAGTTCTCCTGTACCGAGGTGTGTCCGAAAGACATTCCGCTCACCGAGCACATTCAGGAGCTCAAGCGGGAAGCAGTCAAGAAGAACCTGAAATTCTGGTAA